The proteins below are encoded in one region of Triticum aestivum cultivar Chinese Spring chromosome 1B, IWGSC CS RefSeq v2.1, whole genome shotgun sequence:
- the LOC123121102 gene encoding ribonuclease 1 has protein sequence MAQRTISLCLILGLLAAAAPANATSFDFYYLILMWPGAYCVDSEYGCCVPKYGYPAEDFFIQSFTTFDLSLNKAVVRCNGDKPFDINKLEPIENNLNHYWSNIHCPRTDGTSTWKSEWRSYGVCSGLKEVDYFRAALNLRKNADVLGALAEQGINPDYRLYSTEHIKWAVNQKLGVMPGVQCRDGPFGKKQLYQIYLCVDKNGEAFIDCPKLPKLQCPEEVLFHPFHTWMLNATSPAKIMLPTKA, from the exons ATGGCCCAGAGGACAATTTCATTGTGCCTAATCCTTGGCTTACTAGCCGCGGCAGCACCTGCCAATGCAACCAGCTTTGATTTCTATTACCTCATCCTAATG TGGCCTGGAGCATACTGTGTGGACAGCGAGTACGGATGTTGCGTGCCCAAGTACGGATACCCAGCGGAGGATTTCTTCATCCAGAGCTTCACGACCTTCGACTTGTCGCTGAACAAAGCCGTCGTGAGATGCAATGGCGACAAACCATTCGACATTAACAAG CTGGAGCCAATTGAAAACAACTTAAACCACTACTGGAGCAACATTCATTGCCCGCGCACCGACGGGACGAGCACCTGGAAGAGCGAGTGGCGCAGCTACGGCGTCTGCTCGGGCCTCAAGGAGGTGGACTACTTCAGGGCCGCACTCAACCTCCGCAAGAACGCCGACGTCCTCGGCGCTCTCGCCGAGCAGGGCATCAACCCGGACTACAGGCTGTACAGCACGGAGCACATCAAGTGGGCGGTGAACCAGAAGCTTGGAGTGATGCCTGGGGTGCAGTGCAGGGACGGGCCGTTCGGCAAGAAGCAGCTCTACCAGATCTACCTTTGCGTCGACAAGAACGGGGAGGCCTTCATCGACTGTCCCAAGCTGCCCAAACTGCAGTGCCCTGAGGAGGTCCTCTTCCACCCCTTCCACACGTGGATGCTCAACGCCACATCGCCTGCCAAGATCATGTTGCCCACCAAGGCCTGA